In Microcebus murinus isolate Inina chromosome 29, M.murinus_Inina_mat1.0, whole genome shotgun sequence, the DNA window caatCGCATTGTGCAGAGGGAAAAGTTATGCATTGGAGGTTCAGTAACAGCTGGAAAATTGTAGAcaatttgaacccaagcagttGGACtgcataacatttattttattcctgttgCATTATTACTTTCTGGGTGAGTCTGAGGTTTTCATTAATTAAGATAGGGGatggaaaaagatgaaaaggtgTAGAGGGAGAGTTATTGAGATCAATTTTGCACATTGTGAGTTTGAATTTCCTGTGGGATATCCACGTGGAAGTAATTGATTAAATAACTGGAAAGTGGACCTGAAGATAAAGAGGTTATCGCTACATAGTTACTGCTTGATACCAAACGACCACACCACGCTTGCTCAGCGTGCAGGTAGAAACAAAAGCAGGACAGTGACAAGAGTGACTGCTATCAAGACCATGTCCCCcttgaaaataaacacacacaaacttaCAACCTTGAAACAACACAAACTCCATGAACTCAAGTATATAGTCTTTATTTCCAATTATGCCTTTTGTGGCTTTTTTGTTATAGTATGAAGAATTGTTCTTCCAAAACTCTAGCTCCAGAGAGCCTTGGGTTTTTCTAAAAAGTTAGCATTACTGATGTTCACATTTGTCAAAATTGGACCTTCAAAcattcatgatttaaaattattgtgaATGAACATGTTTTTAACAGGGAAGGATGATATTGTCAAAATTCAAAGCAAAATAGTTTGTTTCCTCCaaacttttctcttcctccttctggtCCTCCTCCCAAACTGCatgtcccacccccacccgccaTCCTCCTCTTGCTGCAAGCCACTTTCCCAGCTATGGTGCAGAAAGAACCCCAGATTGCAACAGCCTTAGTGAGAGGAAAATGTCACCGTATGGTACACACTGTAGCAGTTTCACTGAGAGGGACACGGTGATGCCACGCCATTGCTGGTATTCCCAAGTGCAACTgctgaggggcagggagaggttTCAGGTGGGGGACAGGTGCTCCTACAGGCATGGGTTAAACGTGTTGTTTCCCAACTTCCCAACCGCAGGAAGAATTCCTCTAATACCCATCTAGCAGTCAGGACACGGCGATTCAAGGCATGGCTGGTAAAATGCCATTCTGTACCATTTTTCCCCTGTAAGGAGCTTCCTGCATAGAAGATACACATCCAAGGGTCTGGCAGTGCAGGCAGGGGGCTCGAGGTGGGGGCTTTTCTTACGCAGCTTCAAAATTTCTACATCCAATCATCTCACAACAAAGCTGAGAAGTGCCAAGGGAAGAAGAACTGAAAGAGCAGTTCAAAGGCTCCTGGTGATTCtactgtattttataaaactatttacaTCTCTCTTTTTGGTCATGGCAAGGTCAATCGGCACAAATAGCACAGCCACAAAGtatctttcttttgattttaataattcatcttatatatatctctatatatttatatttctgcttatcttcatttcttcagcaaaaagggaaataaaaatattgatctaTAAAATAAGCTGATGATAACACAATGCCAAAAATAGCTCATGTTAAGTGCAAGAGGTGAAGCTTGAAAGCAAGCTAAATTGCAACAACGTATcgatttaacattttaaatacaagACTTGCAATAAAATAATTCTTGCAATATGCTTCTCATTTTTAGTTTATGGTTTAAAAACTACTCTATATACACATATCCAGTTGTAACACTTGACAGTAGCATTATGAGGCATGATATAACTTTGGTACACATCGCGGCTATGGATGGTTGATGTCTGGAAATGGACTTTAGAGCTCTGTACAGCCAGGTGACCAGCCACCCGATCCCATGTACCATCCCACCACAGTCCCCAGAGTTCTGCCCCGGCCTTCGGAGACAGCGGGGGAGCAGGCTCACTGGATCCATATTGTGTTTCCTCGCTCCGTTCTCCTGGGCTCCACCGTCAGCTCCCCAAACGTGGAAAAGAACTGCTCCATTTCCTTCTGTAGcatgtcatttcttttctcaGCGTCTTCTTTTGCTCGCTCAGCATTTCGCATTTTGATTTCTATCATTGTAAACTTTTTCCTCTCTTGATCTAGTTCATCGTGGAGGCTCATCATTTCCGTTTCCAAAGTCAAGTTTCGTTGTTCTAAGCTACAAAGGATGAGGGGGGAAGTAAGAGACAAAGTGGTTTTATTCACTTGAAATGCGGAGTACCAATGTTTTCTAAACTCTCAACAATGCTTAGAAACTGGGAGTAAAGCCCTTCTAAATCAGTAAAACAAGGTCTGGTGATTTAAAAGGCGTAATTACAACCATTTTAGTAATTAGGCCCCCAGCGCTGAGCCGTCATTtaatagtgaatgaatgaacgtcAGCAAGGAAAAGAAGCAGGAGAGAGCTCAACCCAGAAAGCTTCCTTAATATTTATGTAGACTTGACTTTACTAAACGAAAGGGGGAAAGTCTGATAAAGttggaagaaagagagggagatcACATTTGCTTTCTATCAGAGGAAAAATACTGCTAGAAAAACGACACTGCTGGATCAAGTCACTGCTAAAAATGGGCTTTCCTGGAGCAGATAGAGTCCCGCTGCATAACAGGGTAGCAAAAGTAGGCagctagccttggcaacagaggtAAAGACTGCCTGTGTTAAATAAGCGCTCCGCCTGGTATTTTGCAAAAATGGACCCATCCAAGTAGGCTCCTGTCCCCAACTTGCACCACTTCCCAAGCTGTTAATCTATCTTAGGATATAGGCACTTTATATCGCTATAAATTGATAGGCTATATTCTTTTGGATAATTGTAGAGTTGTAGGTTAGTAACCTCTTTAAAAACAGAGAGCGTGTTTTCTCATGACCACAAAAATccaaaacatacacatatattgttttaaaaaagagtattaaATACTTGTTTAGTATAACATGTATCTTGGTAATGGCtggctttttaatttcttctattctGAGCTAAAGTCCCATGAGGCTCATTCAGGTTTACCATACTACTTAAATCTGAAAGGCTAATATGTGTCTAGCTCTCAGAAATCTGATTTTGttctcacaattttaaaattaaaatctcaattatttttctgttttgaaaaatgaGCCCCCTTATGTTGATATTTCATCCAGATAAtaagaatacttaaaaatgaaTCTAACTTCCCTTTTTAAGCAACTAGAACTGTATATTCTGTATTCCTACGCAGTTTAGAAggctattttaaacatataatcacatttttatataGGAATCTGGTTGCCACCTGGAATTATTCTACAATATATATCCTCTTTGCCTTCTAAAACCATTTTAACGCCAAAAATGttggaagaaactgaagcttaaatactaagaaagaaaacccttataaaacaataatgataCATTTGTACATTTCAGGCACTTGCACGAAACTTCCAGGAATCTGAAGGACTGAGCTGAATACAGAAGGAATCCTCTctaatacaaacaaataaaaatgctggaaacatatataagaaatatattttaaaagtacttaatCAAGgttaatatagataaaataaaacagcttCAGGTAtcaaagcaaaggaagaaactCAAACATGGAACAGTCGGCAGAAGCACATAATGGGCATTGGACAGATGCCCCAGAGGCTGGGCTAGGTCTTCCTCTTCCACATGGGGCAGAAGATGAGGCCTCGGGATAAGAAAGGCATAGAGTTAAAAGTGATTCAACTGAGGCTTTGAAACATCAACTGTCCTTTCAAAAAAGGGACTACAAAGTCTGTAGTCATGGGCTTGGGGAAGTAGCAGAATTGATTCAGCAGAAGAGAGAATTAATAAACCACAAAACAGTCTGAGAAAAATTACCCAGAAAGCCTCACAAAATGATGATAGAAATTTACTGTGAGAAAGAGAAGTTAGCAGAGATAGAGGGCAGATTAAGAAGGTCCAACATGTCTTAATAAGGGttctataaagagaaaattgagaaagTAGGGAAGATGAAAGAGACAAAAAGGTGATAgataaaaatattccagaattGAAAAAGATGTATCTTCAGATCAAATAGTGAAACAAAGTTTAAAggttaaagaatagaaaagatataTTAGGAAtttactaatcaaaagaaagatagtatagcaatattaatatcagaaaaaaatagattttaagacaaaaagcattattataattaaaatgacatgatttattaataaaaagaccaATTCATCAGACAGATATAAATAATTCGTACTTTGAGGCAGAGCCtcaaattattcaataaaaataacataattgtaAAGAGATATTGATAGGCCCAGAATAATGTTAGgatattttaggatatttttctcaaaattgtaGACCAATCtgagaaaaattaggaaaaatgtaGAAGATTCGAACAGCTTGATTAACAGATTTATCTACTGGTCATAAATAGGATTCCAACccaataaaaataacagttttaacAGATAATAAATAGTTGTAAAAGATAATAGTTTTAACAGACCAAATAATGGATATCATAAGAATGAATTTATCTGATGACAATacaaattttctaagaaaataaagttagaaacCAATTTGGAGACGGAAAAAAGAACATCAAACTCAACTGAAAAACACATATCTCATTGAATGATAATTcaacaaagtaaaatattctgtatctatctatctatccatccatctattcttAATCCTTGTGGGGTagagttaaaaagaaatgtaaagaaaactgTATAACTCTAACAGGAATGGTCAAAAATTAGCTAGGACCGTTAACCTTTTATATTTCCGTGGCTTGGCCGGTGGCAGCCCATACCCTGCGCCACTGCAGACCTCTCCTTGGCCTGTCGTGAAGGCAGGAAAGCTACAGTGAAATGGCCCACTGAGATGGCACTCTACtggaaagatttttctattttattgaagtCCTTTTGAAACAAACCGTAGATCCCAGGTCACACATGCAACACCAAGATCCTCAGAAATAAGTACACACATCTGCAGCTGGAGAACGGTCacttttttcttcccctactGAAGCTCTGAAGTGCTGCCCCTCCTCCAAAGACCTGGTCCCCAGTGCTGAGGGCCAATTTGTCACCATGCATTGGCAGCAGCTCAGAATTCCAGTAGCTATTGATTCCAAAAACTACATCAGAAAGAAGAGTAACCTTCTGAGATGACCACccgatttttttttcttatttaaacctCCTGTCATTCAGCATGAGTGAAACCATGCTTCCATTCAGTAAAACCTACCAAAAATACTTTCCAAAGAAGTTCTCAATTGCATTTCTAAGtagtgtttttgtttatatttactttgCCATAGCTTCTGAAAACATGTTACCTTTTGGCTCGATAATTGATAAATGGATAGGAAAATACTAAGATAAATTAAAGCCAACTTtgtatacatataaaagaaaCTGTGGAGTTTGGAGCTGTGGAAGAAGTTGAGGCAGGACAACCTATCGCGGATGCTACTATACCACACCCCGAGAGGTCCCCCATCACACGCCTGGAAACGGGGGCCAAGACCACGAGAGGGGCTGCTTCTACCTTGGCCATCTTAGGAGAAGATGTAAATTGATACAAGTTAGGCGTTAGCATGGCCGATTCTTTATAAGTCGTAATCTTTGTTCTCCATTTAGGCCCTAGTTTCCCTTGTTTATGTGAACACGCTTCCTGTTACTCAAAATCCTCCGTGGAGCCCTGTCTCAGAGTAAGAGTCAGGACTGAAAATGACGCCCTCCAGGTCGGTGCTGTGTCACCTGCAACCTGTTACCCCTCTGAGCTGCTGGAACCCTCAGGATCGGGAACtgagcctgggagacagagatgCTGTCTCAGCATTCAGTGATTGAAAGAACCAAAAAGAACACCTGTTTActtctacacttttttttttgccctcatttcatcctttttttttttttgtcagtgaAAAGTAGCAGGCCCCTTCTGTGTCCGTCTCCTCGCAGCCCCCGTCCTTCCAGCCCTGTAATGCAAACCCGCATAACGAACACTGACCAGAGATCCCATTATTGAGCACCCCTTCTTCGCCCGGGGCGACGCTCAGAGGCCTCTCACGTGCACTGGAGGCAGAGACTACTAGTATCTAAATTTCTCACCGCAGGAAACCGAGGCTTCCAGAGGTGGAGCCCACGTCCCCAAAGCCCCGCAGCTCGCAGCGGGGAGCCAAGTCTGCCCGGCTTTGGAGCCGGGCGTTTAACCCGGTGTGCCCCTGTGCACACCCTCTGGGCAGCGGCGCCCTGCAGGCCGCCTACCTCTTTATCCGGGACTCGTACTCCACCTTCTGCTTGGTCATCTCCTGCTTCAGGCTGGACACCAGGCTGTGCAGGGCGCTGTGGCTGCCGGCCGCGGTCCCCACGAACGTCTCGCTGTTGTCGCTGCTGCTGGTGGCGCGGCTGCTCCGGCCGCCCACGCTGCGCCGCTCGGCCCTGCCCTCGCAGTCCCCGGCGCGGGCCGGCTCGTCCTGCGGGGGCCCGTCCAGAAGCGGGTCCTCGAAGCTCCCGCCGTAGAAGTCTTGCTCGGggcaggtggtggtggaggagcGGCAGGAGTTGGAGTTGTCGGGGAGGGAGATTTCGCAGGAGGACGTGGACCAGGTGGCGCTGTCCACGCTCTGCTTGTCGTCGAGGCTCGGCGTGCAGAACTGCTGGTGCACGTTGTCGTAGGTGGACAGCCTGTGGTGCTGGCCCGACTCCCCGGCCTGCTCCTTCGGCCTGCTGTCCCGCAGCGTCACGCAGCCGTTGGGCAGCCAGCCCAGGCCCCGGCCGCCGGCGGGGCTCCCCAGCGCGTCGGCGGCCAGCGCCCCCGCGCGCGACGCTCCGTTCTGCACGCTGTGCGTGCCCATCTTGGTGCCCGGCCCCTTCAGCGAGGAGGTCCTCCGGGCCTGCAGGCTCCCGTTGGGGGTGGCCTGGGTGCGCTCCAGACCTTCCGCggcgctgctgctgctgaagGAGCCGTTGGTGACGATGCCGCTGCCCTTGCTGAAGGCCGGGTTCTTCTTGACCGTGAGAGGGGGGCTCCTGCAGGCGTCCGGCTGGTGCGCGCTGCTCCTCGGGCTGCTGCCCTTGCTGCCGGGCGCGGCCGCGGCTGGCCCGTTGTCCAGGCCGCCCCTCTGCGGCGACTCGGGCCTGTCCCAGGAGCACCGCCTGCCAGGGCCGTCCGTGGTGTTGTTGTTCTCCTTGTTCTGCGCCTGGCCCACGCCGGCCTTCCTCGCGGCGTCGTCGTTGTTGTTGCTCTGCGGCTCCGCGTCCTTCGGGAAGAGGCGCTCGTGCCCGCTGATCATCACCGACATCAGCTGCCGGACCACCACCGTGCCTGCAATCGCACAGACCCAGGGCAGCGTGAGTGACGCCGTCCTGCCGTGTTTCCTGGTTTGAACAGGACACTCAAGACACACATTTAGGGGAACATTCGTCATTAGCCTTAGCATCGCCAAACTATATTCTTAACGATAATAGCAATAGAAGCTAAAATTTCCTGAATATTTATTCTATGCCATGAACTGTTTCAAGCACTTTGCGTTTGCACATTAGTCGGATTTTGGAAGAAACCTCTGACTATAGAGATAGGTGGTTTTCATCGCTGTGCTGTAAAGGTGAAGTGACTTGACTAAGGTCAGAGAGCGATGAAGGACCGGACTCGGGGCAAGCCTAGAGTCATCCGGTTCCAAGACCAGGCTCTCAATAATTATGTAACATTTATTGTAAGTTCGACATACAACTATGGGGAATCTTTCTTAGGAGGAGGTCACCCTAACCTCTCATCTGACAGTAGTCTCAAACCATCAAGACACTTGCGTGATATCTTTAAACAGAACTCTGTACAATCTGTGTGTGGCCTTCCAACGTAGCAAGACAGTGAAGTTCCATGTGCCTTTTACTCACCACTCAAAAGCTTCCAGGGCATTTTAAGTGACCTTAGCCAGAATGGTGGAGTGAGGACCTCCGAAAATCCTCTTCACCATAAAAGCAACTAGAATTAGAAACCAATGCTTCCGCtatttacaaacaataaaaataactcagATAATAGAGCAAACAATGGATCTACTACTTAAAGCAGTGATTCAAAAGATCAAGTGATTTATCAGCTTCTATGGCACATCAATTAAAATCTCAAACTATATCTTCACATATTCCTCTTTGATTTAGTGAGCTGGGCTCCCATCTCCTAAAACTGGCTGTGACAACCAGGCTTCTAGACTAGTTTCCCAACTTGGGGCCCCCAGTCCACTAGGAATGTTATTcagtattaattttattcatgtatTGACAATAAAGCAGTATGGGCTAATGCAAACTCCACTCATCTTTGCTTTGGCTCGAACTATCTCAATTTGGTATGTTAAATATGTTTATGTAAGGTTAATAAAAGCTCCTAAGAATAGAAGACTAGAAGAACAGAAGAATAGTCTTCTATTCTTAGGAACTTTTATCAACCTTACATAAACATACAATAGGGAAGCAACTTAAATTTcagttaataaatgtattttctatacaaaatacttaaaacatCAGGGTTGGCAAAGAAAATGACGAAGAGGGCTTTTGGCAACGTAGACTTGCACTCAGTCAGCTGCTAGCCGGGCTGTCGGGGAGCAGGAACCTGACCTGGTGGTGTGAGGCCACTTTCTAGCATCAAGCAACACCAGCGAAACGTAATCCAAAACCAAATACTGGACAGCAAAAATATGTTGTATTCATCTATATTCTACACGCTTTTTCTGCGATGAATCAAAACTTGTATTGAGATCAAGTATGTGCAGCGTGCCAGGCCTGCTGTTAGGCCAGTGTTGCTCCAGTTTTAATGTCCATACAAATTAGCTGGAGATCCTGTTAAAaggcagattctgattcagtagggaATGGGTGGAACGTGAGATTTTGCACTTCTACCAGCTTCCGGAGGACGCCAGCGACAACAGAGCAGTAGGGCCGGCATCGCCTGAAAGCTCCAAGGTTTCAGAAGCCGAGGCAGACCTGAATCAGAGCTGTGCGCTCTAACGGCATCCCCAGATGAGACCCAGGTGGGTTAGGGTTTGAGAGACACTGTGGTGGATGCACATATTTCACTTACACGTTCCAAATTAAGTTTCTCAGAAGTCTGAAAGATAGGAACTAACATTTTTTTCAGGTGAGGAAAATAAGCACCAGAGGAGGTTAAGCTgtttgctcaaggccacacagagGATGTGATCAACGTGAAATTTAATACTCAGTCGTCTTCTTCCAAATCATGCCTTTGTCCTACTATATTCCAGCTGCTGGATTTTGAAACTGTAGCAGTGATAAATAAACTGGGGGTAGTCCTAAATAGGAAACAACTGTCTATTAATCATCATCAGTTATTACAGAGTGGTGGGAGAAAAAAGACTGAATGAAATTAATTGTATTATACatccatcttttctcttttagtaGCCTCTGAATTTGTCGTCCTGTTTTCAATGCATGAAGCGGTGAATCTAATGAAAGGATTTTAGAGCACTTAAAATGACACTGTCACTATTATGTGCTGTGTTTGAAGACACTGTgcatttaatgctattttaatatttgcctATGTGACAGACACACGTTTTCAAAGGTCTGCAGCTTCCATTATACATGATTCTGCCCAGTATTCTGGGAAAAGGGACCTTTTTCCCGTCACTGGACCATTAACATCTGAAGCATCACCGCTTCCCATCATAGCTACGAACTGCGTGGGGCATTTAATTAACTGAAGAGTGACATCCCCAAGGTCTCCGTGATGAGTTTGTGAGCGGTCATGCCAAAGTGTACCTGCCACGGTTACAGAGTGAGTGTCAGGCCTCTGGGGATTTAGAACTCTATGGTATCTTGGGAGGCTTTGATTTCGTCTACtttctgagataataaatggcaATAATCCCTTGTAAAGGgactttctttgaatttttatagcCATTTAGGACAGACTAGCTGGGTAGTAATGATGATGTGTATGTCACTACGGGCAttaccattttttccctttttttattccCTCCTCTCTGTCATTCTGTTCCTTAGAATGCCAATGAGGAACATTAAGCCCAAATAATGAGGACAGGGTGGTTATAATCACCAGCCCATTCCGAAGAGTCCGAGCAGATTCTAGAGCCTCACTGTGCCCCAGGACCCAGCAATTCCTCCCTGGCTCATATAAAATCACACAGGTGGAATCTAAATACCATATTATAAGCACTTCTCTTCATAAGCATTGCATAAGAATTCAATTTTTCTTCAAAGATGCCTAggcactttaaaatataatatataatcgtaaatatatatatatatatttatataaatgagcAGTGTTCTATGCAATATAACTTCAATTTGGATTTTTTGCTACGAATAACGCTGAATACGTGTAACTTTGCAGTGTCCAGAGATATATGCAAAATATCTGATGAGTTCTGACAAATGTATACACTCCTGGAAATTGACCTAATCATAATCTAGAAAAGTTCCCTTGGGCCCCTATGGAGTCAATCTCCTGCACCCACCTTTGGCCCATGGCATCCACTCATGTGCTTTCTacctctatagttttgccttttctagaatttcatataattggAAGTATACATTGTGTAGCCTTTCATGACAAGgcatttttcacttagcataatacttTTGATATTTGTCTATGTTGTTACATGTATCAGCAGTTCGTTCTTTCTATGGTTCAGTAGTATTCCATTCTATAGATGTGccacatttgtttatctattcactaGTTGGTGGAGAATTGGTctattttcagtttggggctattataagtAAAGTTAATATGAACATTCGACTATAAGTCTTGAGTGAacatgtgttctttttcttcttgagtaaATATTTTGCACATTGCTCTGCTGGGTCTTAGGATTAATGTATATTTAAGTTTATAATAACCTGCCCAATTCTTTGGTGAAATGGCtctaatattttgcatttctaccagctAAACTTGCTGTATTTTCAGTCTTAATTTTATACTGTATAGGGgttgtgtagtggtatctcattatggtttaaattttccttttttctaatgaCTGAAGATggtgaacatctttccatgtattatttgctatttgtctgtcttctttgatGATGTGCctatttcaaatcttttgccagTTTTTCTTTGGGTTGACCGTTTAATGTTGTATaagtctttatatattctttaaacatGTTCTTtgatcagatatgtgatttgcaaatacaTTCCTCATGCCTgtggcttatttttctgttttcttgagaatatcttttgaagaacaaaagtttcaattttgatgaagtccaaagtatcaaaattttaaaagtatttttatagttaGAGCCTTTTGTGTACTGTCTTTGAGTAACTCAAAGTCACAAGAAttcatctgtgttttcttctatatgTTTTGTACTTTTAACTGTTACATTTAGGTCTAACATCTATTTCAAGTTTGTGTATGTTTTGGGGGGCGGGGGATAAGGTTTGaggttagtttgtttgttttttaggatATGCAATCGTTCCAGCATGATTTGATAAAATGACTATCCCTTTCCCATTGAAAAGggatatttatcaaaaatcaaatGACCACATGTGTGGGTCTATTTGTGGACTCTCTGTTGTGTTACATTGATCTTTACATTgatctgtctttatgccaataccacaatATCTTGATTATTTATTG includes these proteins:
- the ARHGAP24 gene encoding rho GTPase-activating protein 24 isoform X2, with product MMPEDRNAGGRPEGALASTPFLPKTTYRRIKRCFSFRKGIFGQKLEDTVRYEKRYGNRLAPMLVEQCVDFIRQRGLKEEGLFRLPGQANLVKELQDAFDCGEKPSFDSNTDVHTVASLLKLYLRELPEPVIPYAKYEDFLSCAKLLSKEEEAGVKELAKQVKSLPVVNYNLLKYICRFLDEVQSYSGVNKMSVQNLATVFGPNILRPKVEDPLTIMEGTVVVRQLMSVMISGHERLFPKDAEPQSNNNDDAARKAGVGQAQNKENNNTTDGPGRRCSWDRPESPQRGGLDNGPAAAAPGSKGSSPRSSAHQPDACRSPPLTVKKNPAFSKGSGIVTNGSFSSSSAAEGLERTQATPNGSLQARRTSSLKGPGTKMGTHSVQNGASRAGALAADALGSPAGGRGLGWLPNGCVTLRDSRPKEQAGESGQHHRLSTYDNVHQQFCTPSLDDKQSVDSATWSTSSCEISLPDNSNSCRSSTTTCPEQDFYGGSFEDPLLDGPPQDEPARAGDCEGRAERRSVGGRSSRATSSSDNSETFVGTAAGSHSALHSLVSSLKQEMTKQKVEYESRIKSLEQRNLTLETEMMSLHDELDQERKKFTMIEIKMRNAERAKEDAEKRNDMLQKEMEQFFSTFGELTVEPRRTERGNTIWIQ
- the ARHGAP24 gene encoding rho GTPase-activating protein 24 isoform X1, with amino-acid sequence MEENNDSTENPPQSQGRQNAIKCGWLRKQGGFVKTWHTRWFVLKGDQLCYFKDEDETKPLGTIFLPGNKVLEHPCNEENPGKFLFEVVAGGDRDRMTANHESYLLMASTQNDMEDWVKSIRRVIWGPFGGGIFGQKLEDTVRYEKRYGNRLAPMLVEQCVDFIRQRGLKEEGLFRLPGQANLVKELQDAFDCGEKPSFDSNTDVHTVASLLKLYLRELPEPVIPYAKYEDFLSCAKLLSKEEEAGVKELAKQVKSLPVVNYNLLKYICRFLDEVQSYSGVNKMSVQNLATVFGPNILRPKVEDPLTIMEGTVVVRQLMSVMISGHERLFPKDAEPQSNNNDDAARKAGVGQAQNKENNNTTDGPGRRCSWDRPESPQRGGLDNGPAAAAPGSKGSSPRSSAHQPDACRSPPLTVKKNPAFSKGSGIVTNGSFSSSSAAEGLERTQATPNGSLQARRTSSLKGPGTKMGTHSVQNGASRAGALAADALGSPAGGRGLGWLPNGCVTLRDSRPKEQAGESGQHHRLSTYDNVHQQFCTPSLDDKQSVDSATWSTSSCEISLPDNSNSCRSSTTTCPEQDFYGGSFEDPLLDGPPQDEPARAGDCEGRAERRSVGGRSSRATSSSDNSETFVGTAAGSHSALHSLVSSLKQEMTKQKVEYESRIKSLEQRNLTLETEMMSLHDELDQERKKFTMIEIKMRNAERAKEDAEKRNDMLQKEMEQFFSTFGELTVEPRRTERGNTIWIQ
- the ARHGAP24 gene encoding rho GTPase-activating protein 24 isoform X3 gives rise to the protein MTANHESYLLMASTQNDMEDWVKSIRRVIWGPFGGGIFGQKLEDTVRYEKRYGNRLAPMLVEQCVDFIRQRGLKEEGLFRLPGQANLVKELQDAFDCGEKPSFDSNTDVHTVASLLKLYLRELPEPVIPYAKYEDFLSCAKLLSKEEEAGVKELAKQVKSLPVVNYNLLKYICRFLDEVQSYSGVNKMSVQNLATVFGPNILRPKVEDPLTIMEGTVVVRQLMSVMISGHERLFPKDAEPQSNNNDDAARKAGVGQAQNKENNNTTDGPGRRCSWDRPESPQRGGLDNGPAAAAPGSKGSSPRSSAHQPDACRSPPLTVKKNPAFSKGSGIVTNGSFSSSSAAEGLERTQATPNGSLQARRTSSLKGPGTKMGTHSVQNGASRAGALAADALGSPAGGRGLGWLPNGCVTLRDSRPKEQAGESGQHHRLSTYDNVHQQFCTPSLDDKQSVDSATWSTSSCEISLPDNSNSCRSSTTTCPEQDFYGGSFEDPLLDGPPQDEPARAGDCEGRAERRSVGGRSSRATSSSDNSETFVGTAAGSHSALHSLVSSLKQEMTKQKVEYESRIKSLEQRNLTLETEMMSLHDELDQERKKFTMIEIKMRNAERAKEDAEKRNDMLQKEMEQFFSTFGELTVEPRRTERGNTIWIQ